In a genomic window of Salegentibacter salegens:
- a CDS encoding glycosyltransferase family 2 protein — MIQPLISIILPVYNGERYLNVAIESCLSQSYTNLELIIVNDASNDLSLEISKSYANRDSRIRIIDNKENKKLPICLNIGHNEAKGDFITWTSDDNIFHPDALAIMFKKLQKESADLVYCDYLIINKDSEVIGQSRLKPLEFLLFYGVVGACFLYKKEVYLRNRGYRENLFLVEDYDFWLRALKHSDFVRIDIPAFYYYRYHPLSLTERMKSDEFLREKFLKNLRLLYENLFSESSSEEKEKIINYFIDRFITGNSKNIYPIRNKSFFIKLEKHVLHLNGISFFKLKRIIINDCVDTILRNNEHQNLKTLYSLHKVAGKELMRLPIERYLALVKKVIF; from the coding sequence ATGATTCAACCCTTAATTTCCATAATATTACCGGTTTATAATGGTGAGAGATATTTGAATGTAGCCATAGAGAGTTGCCTCTCACAGTCATATACGAATTTGGAGCTTATAATTGTAAATGATGCTTCAAATGATTTAAGTTTAGAAATAAGTAAAAGCTACGCAAATCGTGATTCCCGCATAAGAATCATTGATAATAAAGAAAATAAAAAATTACCAATATGCCTGAATATTGGTCACAATGAAGCAAAGGGGGATTTCATTACCTGGACATCAGACGATAATATTTTCCATCCGGATGCACTGGCAATAATGTTTAAAAAGTTACAAAAAGAATCGGCCGATCTGGTTTATTGTGATTATTTGATAATTAATAAGGATTCGGAAGTAATAGGGCAGTCACGTTTAAAGCCACTAGAATTTCTCCTCTTTTATGGAGTAGTGGGTGCATGTTTTTTATATAAAAAGGAGGTCTATTTAAGAAATAGAGGTTATCGGGAAAACCTTTTTTTAGTTGAAGATTATGACTTTTGGTTAAGAGCTCTAAAGCATAGTGATTTTGTGAGAATAGACATTCCTGCTTTCTATTATTATCGTTATCATCCTTTGAGCTTAACGGAAAGGATGAAAAGCGATGAATTTCTCAGAGAGAAATTTCTGAAAAATTTGAGGTTACTTTATGAGAATTTATTTAGTGAATCCTCTTCTGAAGAGAAGGAAAAAATTATTAATTATTTTATTGACCGATTTATAACGGGAAATTCTAAAAATATTTATCCTATCAGAAACAAATCATTTTTTATTAAGCTGGAAAAACATGTGTTGCACTTAAACGGTATTTCTTTTTTTAAGCTTAAGAGAATTATTATTAATGATTGCGTAGATACTATTCTCAGAAATAATGAGCATCAAAATTTGAAGACATTATATAGTCTTCACAAAGTTGCGGGAAAAGAATTAATGAGATTGCCAATAGAAAGGTATCTTGCACTGGTAAAAAAGGTGATATTTTGA
- the wsfD gene encoding glycan biosynthesis hexose transferase WsfD: MFFGLIVGYYLFTPPQIGLADSADFGRILPRIGLSHTTEISQDKFFNFFNPYYDVIGSPKVPVNIGQVIPLISVGVNNMFYTGTYSIYFLSALYFSLYLIAFYLFLRNSFQYISGHTLKIIFGILSIVILSDIMFVSYFNSFYQEALFLIAAIYVVAFSVARSINYNLLLIALVVLSLSKSQNIIFLIFPFCLVISRYRQLNKFNLIGISFLLIFFMFFTFKEQAQTNYANLYEAVFLGLMHEANSKEQKEILADLHLDKKGYLVNVKRGYWRPNNELIDNKELFEEFYSEVGQIDIIKTYLLNPKIFFKTAFSGVRLLFNNPAQPEHLGNYSKEESFEGEKTVVQTPWGYVVNYLALPIYFGALLLSLIDFRQKRIIKPDILIFTLILFIPVVYLAILIAGGINDFVKHNLSVYYMISFLFLLCNLKLFEIGRKKNRIEINRNIRC; encoded by the coding sequence ATATTTTTTGGTTTGATAGTAGGATATTATTTATTTACGCCACCACAGATTGGCTTAGCCGATAGTGCTGATTTCGGAAGAATTCTTCCGCGCATAGGATTGTCACATACTACAGAAATTTCCCAGGATAAATTCTTTAATTTTTTTAACCCTTATTATGACGTAATAGGATCTCCTAAAGTTCCCGTAAATATTGGACAGGTAATTCCTTTAATTTCTGTAGGTGTAAATAATATGTTTTATACAGGCACCTATAGTATCTATTTTTTATCTGCATTATATTTCTCACTTTATCTTATAGCCTTTTATTTATTTCTTAGGAATTCTTTCCAATACATATCCGGTCATACATTGAAAATCATTTTTGGGATTTTGTCTATAGTGATTTTATCAGATATAATGTTTGTTTCTTATTTTAATAGCTTTTATCAAGAGGCGTTATTTCTAATAGCAGCGATTTATGTAGTTGCTTTTTCCGTAGCCCGGTCAATCAATTATAATCTATTGTTGATTGCTTTAGTAGTACTATCCCTTTCTAAATCTCAAAATATAATTTTTTTAATATTTCCGTTTTGTCTGGTAATTTCAAGATATAGACAACTAAATAAATTTAATTTGATTGGGATTAGTTTTCTACTTATATTTTTCATGTTTTTTACTTTTAAGGAGCAGGCGCAAACCAACTACGCTAACTTGTATGAGGCTGTTTTTTTAGGTTTAATGCATGAGGCGAATTCAAAAGAACAAAAGGAAATTTTAGCTGATTTACATCTTGATAAGAAGGGATATCTCGTGAATGTTAAAAGAGGATACTGGCGCCCCAATAACGAACTTATCGATAATAAAGAGCTTTTTGAAGAATTTTATTCAGAAGTGGGACAAATCGACATTATTAAGACATATTTATTAAATCCAAAAATATTTTTTAAAACAGCTTTTTCAGGAGTTCGGCTTCTATTCAATAATCCTGCACAACCAGAGCATCTGGGAAATTATAGTAAAGAAGAGTCCTTTGAAGGAGAGAAGACAGTAGTCCAGACTCCTTGGGGATATGTTGTAAACTACCTGGCGCTCCCGATATATTTTGGAGCGTTGCTTCTGAGTCTTATTGATTTCAGGCAAAAAAGAATTATAAAGCCAGACATTCTGATATTTACTTTGATTTTATTCATTCCGGTAGTCTACCTAGCCATTTTAATAGCCGGGGGAATTAATGATTTTGTAAAGCATAATTTGTCAGTTTATTATATGATTTCTTTCTTATTTCTTCTTTGTAATCTCAAATTATTTGAAATAGGGAGAAAAAAGAACAGGATTGAAATCAACAGAAATATTAGATGTTGA
- a CDS encoding class I SAM-dependent methyltransferase: MDLLEKSKSGRRHPWELARYEVVKSLINTHIKNYSGKKILDLGCGDLFFLNKFSEDKTDTDFYAVDTAFDEEYIKSEGVVSHIKLFNSLSNLPNEDLFFDIVFLMDVVEHIENDVTFLENLKNNSFITEKTIILITVPAYQKLFCYHDHFLGHYRRYTNSTIENVTKKAGFKTLTKGYFFTSLLLPRFIEVIKENAGKKNKIRGTRLTQWNKNNLTTQSIKKMLLFDFKIGQILKKIGINTPGLSNYLLCKIRA; encoded by the coding sequence ATGGACCTACTTGAAAAATCAAAATCTGGCCGAAGACACCCCTGGGAGTTAGCAAGGTATGAAGTTGTAAAATCTTTAATCAATACCCACATAAAAAATTATTCAGGAAAGAAAATTCTTGATCTTGGTTGTGGGGACCTTTTCTTCCTTAATAAGTTCTCAGAAGACAAAACTGATACAGATTTTTATGCTGTAGACACCGCTTTTGATGAAGAATACATTAAATCTGAAGGAGTAGTAAGTCATATCAAACTATTTAATTCACTAAGCAACTTACCAAATGAAGATCTGTTCTTTGATATTGTTTTTTTGATGGACGTAGTTGAGCATATTGAAAATGACGTCACTTTCCTTGAAAACCTAAAAAACAATTCTTTCATTACTGAGAAAACAATTATTCTCATTACTGTCCCTGCATATCAAAAATTATTTTGTTATCACGACCATTTTTTGGGGCATTATAGAAGATACACCAACTCAACAATTGAAAACGTGACAAAGAAAGCAGGCTTTAAAACTTTAACCAAGGGCTACTTTTTCACGAGTCTGCTTCTACCGCGTTTTATAGAAGTGATAAAAGAAAATGCAGGTAAAAAAAATAAAATTAGAGGCACCCGCCTTACGCAATGGAATAAGAATAATTTAACCACACAGAGCATCAAGAAAATGCTCCTTTTCGATTTTAAAATAGGACAAATTCTAAAAAAAATCGGCATAAATACTCCTGGACTTTCAAATTACCTGCTTTGCAAAATACGTGCATAA
- a CDS encoding glycosyltransferase family 2 protein, with protein MKHLLEVDPKLVSIILPVYNGEKFLDQSIQSCLEQTYVNIELIIVDDCSTDNSYKIAREFQKKDKRVVLIQNTENKQLPASLNIGHKVAKGSYLTWTSDDNFYEPNAIERMVVEIEKSGIDITYSNFNIIEENGGFKRKFVFNEGSTILLGNTVGACFLYKKEVFDRNNGYDEELHTVEDYDFWLQASIHSHFNHIPDYLYNFRIHKNSLSYHLNQKHSSSKVDFNSRLIKSYSKFFRKLEFSKERGYSQLFSKLHQHRRIDVFSFFKNYSSFEKDMKRIYRTAININSESNVTDIDLRLRGNIETYKKNQNIRTLIEILKNRPVVLMGYSRSRGFRIILKCLF; from the coding sequence ATGAAGCATCTACTTGAAGTTGATCCTAAGTTAGTTTCTATAATACTTCCTGTATATAATGGAGAAAAATTTCTGGATCAATCTATACAAAGTTGTCTTGAACAGACTTATGTAAATATTGAATTAATAATAGTTGATGACTGTTCAACTGATAATTCTTATAAAATCGCTAGAGAATTTCAAAAAAAAGATAAACGCGTTGTTCTAATCCAAAATACGGAAAATAAACAACTTCCTGCAAGTCTCAATATAGGTCATAAGGTTGCTAAAGGGAGTTATTTAACCTGGACTTCAGATGATAATTTTTATGAGCCAAACGCAATTGAAAGAATGGTGGTTGAAATAGAGAAAAGCGGAATTGACATAACATACAGTAATTTTAATATTATAGAAGAGAATGGTGGTTTTAAGAGAAAATTTGTATTTAACGAAGGTTCCACCATTTTATTAGGTAACACTGTGGGAGCTTGTTTTCTTTATAAAAAAGAAGTGTTTGATAGAAATAACGGGTACGATGAAGAGTTGCACACAGTAGAGGATTATGATTTCTGGCTACAAGCATCCATCCATAGTCATTTTAACCATATACCCGATTATTTATACAATTTCAGGATTCACAAAAATAGTTTATCCTATCACCTGAATCAAAAGCATTCCTCTTCAAAAGTCGATTTTAATTCAAGGTTAATAAAATCCTATTCTAAATTCTTTAGAAAATTAGAATTTTCGAAGGAAAGAGGGTATTCACAATTATTCTCAAAATTACACCAACACAGAAGAATTGATGTTTTTTCTTTTTTTAAAAACTATTCATCTTTTGAAAAGGATATGAAAAGGATTTATAGGACTGCTATAAATATAAACTCAGAATCCAATGTCACCGATATTGACTTAAGATTAAGAGGAAATATTGAAACTTATAAAAAAAATCAAAATATCAGAACATTAATAGAAATATTAAAAAATCGTCCGGTAGTTTTGATGGGTTATAGTCGCTCTCGAGGATTTCGAATTATTTTAAAATGTTTATTTTAG
- a CDS encoding glycosyltransferase family protein, with product MLQKKILIVVESIDVDDSSGSKANVALIHNLQQSGFKLLVLHYTRKEIQLASIKCIAIKEEKFSANYFLSRIQRKIQHWFGVNLAKYLEPKFGFSFTFFNDVQSIKNALEEYKVFNPDLVLTLSKGASFRPHYAMLNYPNFHDKWMAYIHDPYPFHYYPEPYNWSEPGYTKKIEFFNELAEKCKWAAFPSELLKEWMTGKFSKFQGKEIILPHQLFENQISKELPDFFETEKFTVMHAGNLMKQRPPFHLIRAFQKFLENIPEAKKNAHLLLIGNSSYHKKELGKVKKSTVIVRNYLEYEKTQRLQKKVSVNVILESKAAVSPFLPGKFPHCIAAEKPILLLGPKKSESRRLLGEEYPYWSEIDNEKKITQLLEDLYKSWLENEKNLQMKREDLKNYLSADYLKAEIEKILN from the coding sequence GTGCTCCAGAAGAAAATCCTGATTGTTGTTGAATCGATAGACGTAGATGATAGTAGCGGCTCAAAGGCTAATGTGGCGTTGATCCATAATCTTCAGCAATCCGGTTTCAAGCTTTTAGTATTACACTATACTCGTAAGGAGATCCAGTTAGCATCCATAAAATGTATCGCCATAAAGGAAGAAAAATTTAGCGCTAATTACTTCTTAAGTAGAATACAGCGTAAAATCCAGCACTGGTTTGGAGTTAACCTGGCAAAATATTTAGAGCCCAAATTTGGTTTCAGTTTTACCTTCTTTAACGATGTACAAAGTATTAAGAATGCTCTCGAAGAATATAAGGTTTTTAATCCAGACCTTGTTTTAACTTTAAGTAAAGGAGCTAGTTTTAGGCCTCATTATGCGATGCTCAATTATCCAAATTTTCATGATAAATGGATGGCTTATATTCATGATCCTTATCCTTTTCATTATTATCCGGAACCTTATAACTGGAGTGAGCCTGGATATACTAAAAAGATTGAATTTTTTAATGAACTCGCGGAAAAATGCAAATGGGCTGCTTTTCCCAGTGAGCTCTTAAAAGAATGGATGACAGGAAAGTTTTCCAAATTTCAGGGAAAAGAAATAATTCTTCCGCACCAGCTTTTTGAAAACCAAATTTCAAAGGAATTGCCCGATTTTTTTGAAACTGAAAAATTTACGGTAATGCATGCCGGAAACCTTATGAAACAAAGGCCTCCTTTTCATCTTATCAGGGCGTTTCAGAAATTTTTAGAAAATATACCGGAAGCTAAAAAAAATGCTCATTTATTATTGATTGGCAATTCCAGTTATCATAAAAAAGAACTGGGAAAAGTAAAGAAGTCTACAGTTATTGTAAGAAATTATTTAGAATATGAAAAAACTCAAAGGCTGCAAAAAAAGGTTTCCGTAAATGTGATCCTGGAATCCAAAGCAGCAGTGAGTCCCTTTCTTCCCGGTAAATTTCCTCACTGTATCGCTGCGGAAAAACCTATATTGCTGTTGGGGCCTAAGAAAAGTGAATCCCGGAGATTACTGGGCGAAGAATATCCGTATTGGTCTGAAATTGATAATGAAAAAAAAATAACACAACTTCTGGAAGACTTATATAAAAGCTGGCTTGAAAATGAAAAGAATTTACAAATGAAGCGAGAGGATCTTAAGAACTATCTTTCGGCAGATTATTTAAAGGCTGAAATTGAAAAGATCCTAAATTAG
- a CDS encoding glycosyltransferase — MRKILFKIQQFPHLSETFIISQIVMAIEEGYEINILVKDVLDFGKSTHSILLEKYDIGKKIIIENYGIPKNKFIRLFKAFGIFWKHRRSWSKIQQYIRLKPKFSLTWIYEFAFYNQFMNTDIIHIQYGTNSHPVDILKKAGLLKGKLIVSFHGHDAFFPINGFIQNNGYYDHLFSGDNLIVANTPYLAEKIEALGCPEKNLLTIPVPVDTQYFTPSEYLKNDEWLQVITVGRLDPIKGHAVAVDLINILRKKGLGIKFTILGDGQEYQNLKNQIAKFNLENDVEMIGRKSQNDVRGILRKSDVYLFTGVPILDGRRETQGLATLEAQACGLPVLAFNSGGVKFTVRDGETGFLCPEYDLDCLEKKLQVLMNLHLRQQMGQNARIFVEKEFSKNVIKKKWKEIYEAST, encoded by the coding sequence TTGAGAAAGATACTTTTTAAAATCCAGCAGTTTCCCCATTTATCAGAAACCTTTATCATTTCTCAAATAGTAATGGCAATAGAGGAAGGATACGAGATAAATATTCTTGTAAAGGACGTTTTGGATTTCGGAAAGAGTACTCATTCAATTTTATTGGAAAAATATGACATTGGCAAAAAGATTATTATTGAAAACTACGGTATCCCAAAAAATAAATTCATTCGATTATTTAAAGCCTTTGGAATATTTTGGAAGCACCGACGGAGTTGGTCCAAAATCCAACAGTACATCCGTTTAAAACCCAAATTTAGCCTTACCTGGATTTACGAATTTGCATTTTATAATCAATTTATGAATACCGATATTATTCATATTCAATATGGGACCAATTCGCATCCGGTAGATATTTTAAAAAAAGCGGGACTTTTAAAGGGGAAACTGATAGTTTCTTTTCATGGTCATGATGCTTTTTTCCCTATTAATGGATTTATTCAGAACAATGGATATTATGATCACCTCTTTTCAGGGGATAATTTGATAGTAGCCAATACTCCATACCTTGCAGAGAAAATTGAAGCACTGGGCTGTCCTGAGAAAAATTTATTGACCATTCCAGTTCCTGTAGACACTCAATATTTTACCCCTTCTGAATACCTTAAAAATGATGAATGGCTTCAGGTAATTACAGTAGGTAGGCTTGATCCTATTAAAGGACATGCGGTTGCGGTTGATTTAATAAATATTCTTCGAAAAAAAGGCTTAGGGATTAAATTTACCATTCTTGGAGACGGACAGGAATATCAGAATTTGAAGAATCAAATAGCCAAATTCAATCTTGAAAATGACGTTGAGATGATCGGAAGAAAAAGTCAAAATGATGTAAGGGGAATCCTCAGGAAGAGTGATGTTTATCTTTTTACGGGTGTACCTATACTCGATGGCAGAAGAGAAACTCAGGGCCTTGCTACTTTAGAAGCGCAAGCATGTGGATTACCAGTGTTAGCTTTTAATTCCGGAGGGGTGAAATTTACCGTTAGAGATGGTGAAACAGGATTTTTATGTCCGGAATATGATTTGGATTGCCTAGAGAAAAAACTACAAGTATTAATGAACCTCCACTTGAGACAACAAATGGGGCAGAATGCTAGAATTTTTGTTGAAAAGGAATTTTCTAAAAATGTGATCAAAAAAAAATGGAAAGAAATTTATGAAGCATCTACTTGA
- a CDS encoding glycosyltransferase family 2 protein — protein MEASILIVSKNRKEELSKTLRILENYIDYNKHEIRVFLDGCTDNSKLLQDDFEYIHWFSSKESIGASKARNILYRTARGKLLFGFDDDAHPLQADFIQISEELFRSNPSTGILAFKEIKGVFERDEHIPQKQLISRPDLLVNDFIGCGFVVRKNVYEETEGFPAWIDIYGEEVCLALEVLNRGCNIIFTHKIQVNHRVDLGKRKLIGANYFRFGKQLKNTAYFYMVYYPFPLLLKKIARLYFLNFKKYALKDKRYFKEFWKAFFINIFNFGKVWVERKPVKPETLVTFNKLSKPQY, from the coding sequence ATGGAAGCATCTATTCTCATAGTTTCAAAAAATCGAAAAGAAGAACTCTCTAAAACGCTGAGAATTCTGGAAAATTATATTGATTATAATAAACATGAGATAAGGGTCTTTTTGGATGGTTGTACCGATAATTCTAAACTTTTACAAGACGATTTTGAATATATACACTGGTTTTCTTCTAAAGAAAGTATTGGTGCTTCCAAAGCAAGAAATATTCTTTATAGAACTGCTAGAGGTAAATTACTGTTCGGTTTTGATGATGATGCTCATCCGCTCCAAGCTGATTTTATCCAGATATCTGAAGAGTTGTTCCGTAGCAATCCATCAACCGGAATTTTAGCCTTTAAAGAGATTAAAGGAGTGTTCGAGAGAGACGAACATATTCCGCAGAAACAACTAATTTCCAGACCCGACCTTCTGGTGAATGATTTTATAGGATGTGGTTTTGTAGTAAGAAAAAATGTATACGAAGAAACAGAAGGCTTTCCGGCCTGGATAGATATTTACGGAGAAGAGGTTTGCCTGGCTTTAGAAGTTCTAAATAGAGGATGCAATATTATTTTCACCCATAAAATACAAGTGAATCACCGAGTGGATTTGGGAAAGCGAAAATTAATTGGAGCTAATTATTTCAGGTTTGGAAAACAGCTTAAAAACACCGCTTATTTTTATATGGTCTATTATCCTTTTCCATTGCTATTAAAAAAGATCGCCCGACTTTATTTTCTTAATTTTAAAAAATATGCATTGAAAGATAAAAGGTATTTTAAGGAGTTCTGGAAAGCGTTTTTTATCAATATATTTAATTTTGGTAAAGTATGGGTAGAAAGAAAACCGGTAAAACCGGAAACACTAGTTACTTTCAATAAACTCTCAAAACCGCAGTATTAA
- the wecB gene encoding non-hydrolyzing UDP-N-acetylglucosamine 2-epimerase, with protein MKYLICFGTRPEVIKMAPIILEMERRRLQPVLCTTGQHREMLDQMLKVFNLKPHYDLALMKAGQSLNSLSAEIFKGIDSIFGQEEPDVVLVQGDTTTANIIAQAAFHRKIAVGHIEAGLRTYQRYSPFPEEINRQLISRIATWHFTPTEKATGNLLSEGIKKEAIVLTGNTVIDSLKMIESELDAETIANNLGLKLTDFEKMILVTGHRRENFGKGIVELCTSLLELSKNKELLIVFPVHLNPGTKMIVEERLKEQSNIRLLPPVNYPEMVWLISNCDLIISDSGGIQEEAPTFNKPVLVTRDYTEREEAVEAGFSILTGSNSQNILSHAFRILKDPPNFQDLKNPFGDGNAAKKIVNFLEKQKISKNLS; from the coding sequence TTGAAATACCTTATCTGTTTCGGTACCCGGCCTGAAGTCATTAAAATGGCTCCAATAATTCTTGAGATGGAACGTCGTAGATTGCAGCCTGTACTTTGCACTACGGGGCAGCACCGTGAAATGCTGGATCAAATGCTGAAAGTTTTTAACCTAAAACCACATTACGATCTTGCTTTAATGAAAGCTGGCCAGTCTTTGAATAGCTTAAGTGCTGAAATTTTTAAAGGAATTGATAGCATATTTGGTCAGGAAGAACCTGATGTGGTTTTAGTTCAGGGAGATACTACCACTGCAAATATTATTGCACAGGCCGCATTTCATCGAAAGATAGCCGTAGGACATATAGAAGCCGGTTTGAGGACCTATCAGCGATATTCACCATTTCCTGAAGAGATCAACAGGCAGCTTATAAGTAGAATCGCTACCTGGCATTTTACTCCCACAGAAAAAGCTACTGGAAATTTGCTTTCAGAGGGAATAAAGAAAGAAGCTATTGTTCTAACCGGGAATACGGTTATAGACTCTTTGAAAATGATAGAAAGTGAACTGGATGCAGAAACTATTGCAAATAACCTGGGATTAAAATTAACCGACTTTGAAAAAATGATTTTGGTAACGGGGCATCGCCGAGAGAATTTTGGAAAAGGAATAGTGGAACTATGTACTTCTCTTTTAGAACTATCGAAAAATAAAGAACTTCTTATAGTGTTTCCGGTTCATTTAAATCCGGGAACCAAAATGATCGTAGAAGAAAGACTGAAGGAACAATCCAATATTAGATTATTACCACCTGTAAATTATCCTGAAATGGTATGGCTCATCAGCAATTGCGATCTTATCATATCCGATTCTGGAGGAATCCAGGAAGAAGCTCCTACTTTTAACAAACCAGTTTTGGTAACCCGGGACTATACCGAACGAGAGGAAGCAGTTGAAGCCGGTTTTTCAATTCTAACAGGATCAAATTCTCAAAATATCCTGAGCCATGCGTTCAGAATTTTAAAAGATCCACCAAATTTTCAGGATTTGAAGAATCCTTTTGGGGATGGCAATGCAGCTAAAAAGATTGTAAATTTTCTAGAAAAACAAAAGATTTCTAAAAATCTTTCCTAA
- a CDS encoding glycosyltransferase family 2 protein — MLKESEPTVTIILATYNRVKVIGKMLDSIKDQTFKNWECLIIDDGSSDNTEQIVSSHIKNDERFIYLNRPEAYRRGLPGSRNYGLDKAKGDYLIFFDDDDIAHPRNLEICLNGLLNSDNDFFHYCKKSFTTTFPKYREIAGPIDHYEIGSNQFEKVVTNKIALASCTVMWSKKCFVNIRFNESLNYAEEWECYTRILLAGYKGVGIDEILYFNRKHQASNTGEFWKGDKKRRASNEKAIELVIEDLQNKDLLSKYLIRHFVQMSVFLKNKTILEHVLAKSNMAIIEKLKYRFFYKCYPVLVLGHRTKKLLKK; from the coding sequence ATGTTGAAAGAAAGCGAACCAACAGTCACAATTATACTGGCCACCTATAACAGAGTGAAGGTTATAGGAAAGATGCTGGATTCTATAAAAGACCAAACTTTTAAAAATTGGGAATGCCTTATTATTGATGATGGAAGCTCAGATAATACTGAACAAATAGTATCTTCTCATATTAAAAATGATGAGAGGTTTATTTATCTAAATAGGCCAGAGGCTTATAGAAGAGGCCTGCCAGGTTCAAGAAATTATGGCTTAGATAAAGCAAAAGGGGATTATCTTATTTTTTTTGATGATGATGATATTGCTCACCCCCGAAATTTGGAGATTTGTTTGAATGGATTACTTAATTCTGACAATGACTTTTTTCATTACTGTAAAAAATCTTTTACCACAACTTTTCCTAAATATCGTGAAATAGCTGGGCCTATAGATCATTATGAAATAGGTTCAAATCAATTTGAGAAAGTTGTAACGAACAAAATTGCGCTTGCATCCTGCACTGTGATGTGGAGTAAGAAATGTTTTGTCAATATTAGATTTAATGAGTCACTAAATTACGCCGAGGAGTGGGAATGTTATACAAGAATATTATTAGCAGGTTATAAGGGAGTTGGAATTGATGAAATCCTTTATTTCAATAGAAAGCATCAAGCTTCTAATACCGGGGAATTTTGGAAAGGAGATAAAAAAAGGAGGGCCTCAAATGAAAAGGCGATAGAACTGGTTATTGAAGATTTGCAGAATAAAGATTTGCTATCAAAATATCTTATTCGTCATTTTGTTCAAATGAGTGTGTTTTTAAAAAATAAAACTATTTTAGAGCATGTGTTGGCTAAATCGAATATGGCTATTATAGAAAAACTTAAGTACAGGTTCTTCTATAAATGTTACCCGGTTTTGGTTTTAGGCCATAGAACTAAGAAGCTACTAAAAAAGTAA
- a CDS encoding glycosyltransferase, with product MDSKKFLQFLSQNEYHFCFVNDGSEDRTYDLIVAIQDAFPDKVTIVNLSRNRGKGEAVRQGFLDAEATGKFDYIGYFDADLATPLEEISYLKGYFQKDYKIIIGSRVKRLGAEITRNSLRHYLGRVFATVASIHLGIKVYDSQCGAKIFSCDMAKILFKEEFVTKWLFDLELIYRLKKYSPSDFEKDILEVPLRIWKEKKNSKMKVIDFILAPFDLYKIKKASS from the coding sequence TTGGATTCAAAAAAATTTCTTCAATTTCTATCTCAGAATGAATATCATTTCTGTTTCGTGAATGATGGTAGTGAAGATAGGACATACGATTTAATTGTTGCTATCCAGGATGCATTTCCTGATAAAGTGACAATTGTGAATTTATCCCGAAATCGGGGAAAAGGTGAGGCGGTACGACAAGGATTTTTAGATGCTGAAGCTACAGGTAAATTTGATTATATTGGTTATTTTGATGCCGATCTTGCTACACCACTGGAAGAGATTTCTTATTTGAAAGGATATTTTCAAAAAGACTACAAAATAATTATTGGATCAAGAGTAAAGCGTTTAGGAGCTGAAATCACAAGAAATTCTTTAAGGCACTACCTAGGTCGTGTTTTTGCTACAGTCGCAAGTATTCATTTGGGAATAAAAGTCTATGATTCCCAATGCGGAGCCAAAATATTTTCGTGTGATATGGCAAAAATACTCTTCAAAGAAGAATTTGTTACCAAATGGTTGTTTGACCTGGAATTAATATATAGATTAAAAAAGTACAGCCCTAGCGATTTTGAAAAAGATATTCTTGAAGTGCCTCTTAGAATATGGAAAGAAAAAAAGAATTCTAAGATGAAAGTTATAGATTTTATTTTAGCTCCATTTGATTTATATAAAATAAAAAAAGCTAGTTCATAG